In Chromobacterium rhizoryzae, one genomic interval encodes:
- a CDS encoding patatin-like phospholipase domain-containing protein: MSTPTQPFSQVHADERAGLAAARAEEGVERPGGGEAPQTGLAFSGGGIRSATFNLGVLQALASSRWLREFDYLSTVSGGGYLGGWLSALKRRAGNAGMEQTLRDHQGRQPAIQFLRDYSNYLTPKTGLFSLDTLSAVITYWRNFILNQIVLQSLLLALLLGPHFLVGLARSLAAWPYAGSAALAVAAASAVLSALLARATTRDGKTAASPNAPACSIGLLLLFCYAMAVFTLQQLENRADFWHQLPLWRVALVSSLAYAGYWALLARGFSQLRGNGYLRSVLWALLAGLAGGGKLWLLLQALDYGLGIRAPLAQAWYVVAGAFAVLPPVFALSAALHIGLVKRSFSDLQREWWSRLGGLLLALDLALVLLFLVVALSLPLLAVTADWLRALTLPAWLLTTLAAVWQGQSAKTGCGQSADWRDLVARIGPYIFVAGLLILLSAGLSWLLAALEIHADGWQLRQQLCGFQRCGLSDWTALHFAASEQQGMGGGLYAALILAFVGLAVFASSRFDINLFSLHNFYRNRLTRGYLGASAPQRADTVNRFTGFNAGDDLPLAELAGSPSGPPQRPYHLINTALNLVAGDDLAWQQRKAASFTFTPLYCGYKFPDSAPEVIDAFVPTRAYMHDDATGAEQGPMLGSLMAVSGAAVSPNQGYHSSPAVTFLLTVFNVRLGRWCPNPGKPGAALQAMSPPQGWVYLLNELLGRTNARSDFVYLSDGGHFENLGLYELLRRECRLIVISDAGQDEQMTFEDLGNAIRKCRIDLGAEIHIDVDAIRRDPATGLSRSAFAVGYIRYASGANGHLLYLKPCLQGQGMEPVDVLQYRAEHPAFPHQSTLNQWFDESQFESYRKLGLCIGEQAVRELDRNGAGWLAADGGGA; this comes from the coding sequence ATGAGCACCCCGACCCAGCCCTTCTCCCAAGTCCACGCCGACGAACGCGCCGGCCTCGCCGCCGCGCGGGCGGAAGAAGGCGTGGAACGTCCAGGCGGCGGCGAAGCGCCGCAAACCGGCCTCGCCTTCTCCGGCGGCGGCATCCGCAGCGCCACCTTCAACCTGGGCGTGCTGCAGGCGCTGGCCAGCAGCCGCTGGCTGCGTGAGTTCGACTACCTGTCCACCGTGTCCGGCGGCGGCTACCTCGGCGGCTGGCTGTCCGCGCTCAAGCGCCGCGCCGGCAACGCCGGCATGGAACAGACGCTGCGCGACCATCAGGGCCGCCAGCCGGCCATCCAGTTCCTGCGCGACTACAGCAACTACCTGACGCCCAAGACCGGCCTGTTCAGCCTGGACACTCTGTCCGCCGTCATCACCTACTGGCGCAACTTCATCCTCAACCAGATCGTGCTGCAAAGCCTGCTGCTGGCGCTGCTGCTGGGCCCCCATTTCCTGGTGGGCCTGGCGCGCAGCCTCGCCGCCTGGCCCTACGCGGGCTCCGCCGCGCTGGCCGTGGCCGCCGCCTCCGCCGTGCTGTCCGCCCTGCTGGCGCGCGCCACCACCCGCGACGGCAAAACCGCCGCCTCGCCCAATGCCCCGGCCTGCAGCATAGGGCTATTGCTGCTCTTCTGTTACGCGATGGCGGTGTTCACCCTCCAGCAACTGGAAAACCGCGCCGATTTCTGGCACCAGCTGCCGCTGTGGCGGGTGGCCCTGGTCTCCAGTCTGGCCTACGCCGGCTACTGGGCCTTGCTCGCGCGCGGCTTCAGCCAGCTGCGCGGCAACGGCTATCTGCGCAGCGTGCTGTGGGCGCTGCTGGCCGGCCTGGCCGGCGGCGGCAAGCTGTGGCTCTTGCTGCAGGCGCTGGATTACGGCCTGGGCATCCGCGCGCCGCTGGCCCAGGCCTGGTATGTGGTGGCCGGCGCCTTCGCCGTGCTGCCGCCGGTGTTCGCCCTCAGCGCCGCGCTGCACATCGGCCTGGTCAAACGCAGCTTCTCCGATCTGCAGCGCGAATGGTGGTCGCGCCTGGGCGGCCTGCTGCTGGCACTGGATCTGGCGCTGGTGCTGCTGTTCCTCGTGGTGGCGCTGTCGCTGCCGCTGCTGGCGGTGACCGCCGACTGGCTGCGCGCGCTGACCCTGCCGGCCTGGCTGCTGACCACCTTGGCCGCGGTCTGGCAAGGCCAGTCCGCCAAAACCGGCTGCGGCCAGTCCGCCGACTGGCGCGACCTGGTCGCCCGCATCGGGCCTTACATCTTCGTCGCCGGCTTGCTGATCCTGCTCAGCGCCGGCCTCAGCTGGCTGCTGGCGGCGCTGGAGATCCACGCCGACGGCTGGCAGCTGCGCCAGCAGTTGTGCGGCTTTCAGCGCTGCGGCCTCAGCGATTGGACCGCGCTGCATTTCGCCGCCTCGGAACAACAGGGCATGGGCGGCGGGCTGTACGCGGCGCTGATCCTGGCCTTCGTCGGACTGGCCGTGTTCGCCTCCTCCCGCTTCGACATCAATCTGTTCTCGCTGCACAACTTCTACCGCAACCGGCTGACGCGCGGCTATCTGGGCGCCAGCGCGCCGCAACGGGCGGACACGGTCAACCGCTTCACCGGCTTCAACGCCGGCGACGACCTGCCGCTGGCCGAGCTGGCCGGCTCGCCTTCCGGCCCGCCGCAGCGGCCCTACCACCTGATCAACACCGCCCTCAATCTGGTGGCCGGCGACGACCTGGCCTGGCAGCAGCGCAAGGCCGCCTCCTTCACCTTCACCCCGCTGTACTGCGGCTACAAATTTCCCGACAGCGCGCCGGAAGTCATCGACGCCTTCGTGCCCACCCGCGCCTATATGCACGACGACGCCACCGGGGCCGAGCAGGGACCGATGCTAGGCTCGCTGATGGCGGTGTCCGGCGCCGCGGTCAGCCCCAACCAGGGTTATCACAGCTCTCCGGCGGTGACTTTTCTGCTGACGGTGTTCAATGTGCGGCTGGGACGCTGGTGCCCCAATCCGGGCAAGCCCGGCGCCGCGCTGCAGGCGATGTCCCCGCCGCAGGGCTGGGTCTATCTATTGAATGAATTGCTGGGCCGGACCAACGCCCGTTCGGACTTCGTCTATCTCAGCGACGGCGGCCACTTCGAAAACCTGGGCCTGTATGAACTGCTGCGGCGGGAATGCCGGCTGATCGTGATCAGCGATGCCGGTCAGGACGAACAAATGACTTTCGAGGACCTGGGCAACGCCATCCGCAAATGCCGGATAGACCTGGGCGCGGAAATCCACATCGACGTGGACGCCATCCGCCGCGATCCGGCCACCGGCCTCAGCCGGTCCGCCTTCGCCGTCGGCTACATCCGCTACGCCTCCGGCGCCAACGGCCACCTGCTCTACCTGAAGCCCTGCCTGCAAGGCCAGGGCATGGAGCCGGTGGACGTGCTGCAATACCGGGCCGAACATCCGGCCTTCCCGCACCAGTCCACGCTCAATCAGTGGTTCGACGAATCCCAGTTCGAGAGCTACCGCAAACTGGGGCTGTGCATAGGCGAACAGGCGGTGAGGGAACTGGACCGCAACGGCGCGGGTTGGCTGGCGGCGGACGGCGGCGGCGCCTGA
- a CDS encoding m7GpppX diphosphatase has product MISIQALRPSAATLPADSSRLCHETLDVQAVRNSQASLTQHESSAIRRTLDAYGIDDNRKILSQLNQDRYQVLIKQDKSGAADLTHGVYISKQSEDDYGSFRWLNPRGLQKYQTKDLAQVRLTTTNLAQLQETYKNENTTQFLVELLRGNSREPGDKVYNEVYKKNPDIFHYSAPLGTGNGFLIYPNIPYMSQTYTAGQVTDLAARPEGIQLTAWAVHPALPHDLIQEMKGDPSIEKVAVNQSEELNQYNAELKSGVKSLTSILDLEQSDVGMLEKLKRDSLQCLVDTYGVSAEKDKVKLFFHFPVAPSTATLHMHIWVNKGDHPLNESRAFGVDEVIQHLKSGGNINELILSRNDGQFILPSKDMLHKIKGMPESKAPMPADYSELRLPIDVAHQ; this is encoded by the coding sequence ATGATTTCAATTCAAGCGTTGCGGCCTTCTGCTGCGACTTTGCCCGCTGACTCGAGTCGCTTATGCCATGAGACCCTAGATGTACAGGCAGTACGTAACTCTCAGGCCAGCCTGACACAACACGAAAGCTCTGCGATCCGCAGAACATTGGATGCTTACGGCATTGATGACAACCGGAAAATCCTGAGCCAGCTAAATCAAGACAGGTATCAGGTGTTGATTAAGCAAGACAAATCCGGCGCCGCCGATTTAACCCATGGTGTCTATATATCCAAACAATCTGAAGACGACTATGGTAGTTTCAGATGGCTAAACCCAAGAGGTTTGCAAAAGTATCAAACTAAGGACCTGGCTCAGGTAAGGCTGACAACAACAAACCTGGCGCAGCTCCAGGAAACGTACAAAAACGAAAATACTACCCAGTTCCTGGTTGAGCTGCTACGCGGTAACAGCCGGGAACCTGGCGATAAGGTATACAATGAGGTATATAAAAAAAATCCAGATATCTTCCATTACTCTGCCCCGTTGGGGACGGGCAATGGGTTTCTGATTTATCCGAATATTCCCTACATGTCGCAAACCTACACCGCTGGACAAGTCACGGATTTGGCCGCTAGGCCAGAAGGCATCCAGCTGACGGCCTGGGCCGTTCATCCTGCTTTACCCCATGACTTGATTCAGGAAATGAAGGGTGACCCTTCAATAGAAAAAGTAGCGGTGAATCAGAGTGAGGAATTAAATCAATATAACGCCGAGTTAAAATCAGGTGTGAAGTCATTGACTTCTATATTGGATTTGGAGCAAAGCGATGTTGGAATGCTGGAAAAACTAAAGCGGGATAGCCTTCAGTGTTTAGTTGATACCTATGGGGTGTCTGCTGAAAAAGATAAGGTGAAGTTGTTTTTCCATTTTCCGGTGGCGCCTTCAACCGCTACCTTGCATATGCATATTTGGGTGAATAAAGGGGATCATCCTTTAAATGAGTCGCGCGCATTTGGTGTTGATGAGGTCATTCAGCATTTAAAGAGTGGTGGAAATATCAATGAGTTGATATTGTCCCGAAACGATGGGCAATTTATATTGCCGAGCAAAGATATGCTACATAAGATTAAAGGCATGCCTGAAAGTAAAGCACCAATGCCTGCCGACTATAGCGAACTTAGGCTTCCTATCGATGTGGCGCATCAATAA